The following are from one region of the Paenibacillus sp. JZ16 genome:
- a CDS encoding cysteine desulfurase, translating to MIASVREQFPILHQEINGHPLVYLDNAATSQKPQVVIDAIKRYYEWENSNVHRGVHTLGSRATDAYEGAREKVARFINAESSEQIIFTRGTTTALNLVASSYARSVCGPGDEIVLTEMEHHSNLIPWQQAAIAVGATLKYIPLQPDGTIRVEDVEALVTERTKVVAIAYVSNVMGVVHPVKQIAEIAHRHGAVIVVDGAQSTPHMKVDVQDLDCDFYALSGHKMCAPTGIGALYGKKALLESMEPIEFGGEMINDVGLYESNWKELPWKFEGGTPIIAGAVGLGAAVDFLEEIGMDAIEQHETQLAAYAMNRISEIDGITIYGPRERKVGLVTFNLGDVHPHDVATVLDAQGVAIRAGHHCCQPLMRWLKVSSTARASFYLYNTEEDVDRLVSALIQTKEYFGDAT from the coding sequence ATGATCGCCTCTGTCCGTGAGCAATTTCCCATTCTTCATCAGGAGATCAACGGACATCCGCTGGTATATCTCGACAATGCCGCGACATCACAAAAGCCGCAGGTGGTCATAGATGCTATCAAGCGGTACTACGAGTGGGAGAACTCCAATGTGCACCGCGGGGTTCATACACTCGGCAGCCGTGCTACCGATGCTTATGAAGGAGCCAGGGAGAAGGTTGCCCGTTTCATTAATGCCGAGAGTTCGGAACAGATTATTTTCACCCGTGGTACGACGACGGCCCTGAATCTGGTAGCATCGTCCTACGCGCGCTCCGTTTGCGGTCCCGGGGATGAAATCGTCCTGACGGAAATGGAGCATCACAGTAATCTCATACCGTGGCAGCAGGCGGCTATCGCCGTTGGCGCTACGCTGAAATATATTCCTCTGCAGCCTGACGGCACGATCCGTGTCGAAGATGTCGAGGCACTCGTTACCGAACGGACCAAGGTTGTAGCCATCGCTTACGTATCCAACGTCATGGGCGTTGTGCATCCCGTGAAACAAATTGCGGAAATCGCGCACCGCCACGGCGCTGTCATTGTGGTTGACGGTGCGCAAAGCACACCGCATATGAAGGTGGACGTCCAGGACCTGGATTGCGATTTTTACGCTTTGTCCGGCCATAAGATGTGTGCTCCAACAGGTATCGGCGCATTATACGGCAAGAAGGCGCTGCTGGAATCAATGGAGCCGATCGAATTCGGCGGAGAAATGATCAATGATGTTGGATTGTACGAATCAAACTGGAAGGAGCTCCCTTGGAAGTTCGAGGGGGGCACCCCTATCATCGCAGGGGCTGTCGGTTTGGGCGCTGCCGTCGATTTCCTGGAGGAAATCGGAATGGACGCCATCGAACAGCATGAGACGCAGCTTGCGGCTTATGCCATGAACCGCATCTCCGAGATCGACGGGATTACCATTTACGGTCCTCGTGAACGTAAAGTGGGCCTTGTTACCTTTAATCTCGGCGACGTTCACCCGCATGACGTGGCAACGGTGCTTGATGCACAGGGGGTTGCGATACGTGCAGGACATCATTGCTGTCAACCGCTTATGCGTTGGTTAAAAGTATCCTCTACGGCACGCGCGAGCTTTTATCTGTATAATACAGAAGAGGACGTTGATCGATTAGTTAGCGCCTTAATCCAGACAAAGGAGTATTTCGGCGATGCAACTTGA
- the sufD gene encoding Fe-S cluster assembly protein SufD has product MTTQTILPVNAEALKALSESKQEPAWLTDSRLASLELAGQLELPKLEKQRIERWNIQSYGEYKESNKLASLDELPEQVAKLVEGSREGGLVIQRNSGTVYVSLAPELAAKGVIFTDLETAVKEHADLVKPYLHQALKNDEHAMAALHAAVWNGGVFLYVPKNVEVDVPLQAVMLTDDAEATFAPHVLVVAEANSQITYVDNYVSDSLAAPVTHNGAVEVFVKNGAKVRYASVHQLAGEATDVTFRRAVLDNDASIEWIVGEMNDGDTASDTMSILKGNGSTSDAKVIAVGSGSQKINYTTQAKHFGKSSASQMITRAVMREEAQAIINGITKIEKGATKADGQQTERVLMLSPKARGDANPILLIDEDDVTAGHAASVGQVNQEQIYYLMSRGISRPVAESLIIYGFLAPVVSEIPLEGLRDQLQGLVERKLGQ; this is encoded by the coding sequence ATGACTACACAAACCATTCTTCCGGTCAACGCTGAGGCTCTGAAGGCATTGTCCGAAAGTAAACAGGAACCGGCCTGGCTGACAGACAGCCGTCTGGCTTCCCTGGAACTGGCTGGCCAGTTGGAACTGCCCAAGCTGGAGAAACAACGCATTGAGCGCTGGAACATCCAAAGCTATGGTGAATATAAAGAGAGCAATAAACTTGCTTCCCTTGACGAACTACCTGAACAGGTAGCTAAACTTGTTGAAGGTTCAAGAGAAGGCGGTCTGGTTATCCAGCGCAATTCGGGAACCGTATATGTGAGTCTGGCTCCGGAACTGGCTGCCAAAGGCGTCATTTTCACCGATTTGGAAACAGCGGTTAAAGAACACGCGGATTTGGTTAAGCCTTATCTGCACCAAGCGCTTAAGAATGACGAGCATGCGATGGCTGCTCTGCATGCTGCGGTATGGAACGGCGGGGTATTCCTCTATGTTCCTAAAAATGTGGAGGTTGATGTTCCGCTTCAAGCCGTTATGCTGACCGACGATGCCGAAGCGACATTTGCACCGCATGTGCTGGTGGTAGCCGAAGCGAACAGTCAGATCACTTACGTAGACAACTACGTTTCGGATTCACTGGCTGCGCCGGTCACCCATAACGGAGCGGTGGAAGTCTTCGTTAAAAACGGAGCGAAGGTGCGTTATGCTTCCGTTCATCAATTGGCTGGCGAAGCAACCGATGTTACATTCCGTCGTGCGGTGCTGGACAATGACGCTTCGATCGAGTGGATTGTTGGCGAGATGAACGATGGCGATACAGCTAGCGATACCATGAGTATTCTGAAGGGCAACGGTTCGACATCCGATGCGAAAGTCATCGCGGTCGGCTCCGGCTCCCAGAAGATCAACTACACCACGCAAGCGAAGCATTTCGGCAAGAGCTCGGCGTCCCAGATGATCACCCGTGCAGTCATGCGCGAAGAGGCACAAGCCATCATCAACGGCATTACCAAGATTGAGAAGGGTGCAACGAAGGCGGACGGACAACAGACCGAACGCGTGCTGATGCTTAGCCCGAAAGCCCGCGGCGACGCGAACCCGATTCTGTTGATTGACGAGGATGATGTAACAGCCGGTCACGCAGCGTCCGTAGGACAAGTGAATCAGGAGCAAATTTACTACCTGATGTCCCGTGGTATCTCGCGTCCCGTGGCGGAATCCTTGATTATTTACGGCTTCTTGGCTCCGGTTGTCAGCGAAATTCCGCTTGAGGGACTTCGTGACCAACTGCAGGGGCTCGTTGAAAGGAAGCTGGGACAATGA
- the sufC gene encoding Fe-S cluster assembly ATPase SufC, with amino-acid sequence MSTKFVIEGLKAAIEGKEILKGINLEMKGGEVHAIMGPNGTGKSTLASALMGHPKYEVTEGKVFLNGEDVLEMEVDERARAGLFLAMQYPSEIAGVTNSDFLRSSINARRGEGNEISLIKFIRQMEGKMKELEMNPEFAHRYLNEGFSGGEKKRNEILQMMMLDPKLVVLDEIDSGLDIDALRIVANGVNAMKSEERGFLIITHYQRLLNYITPDYVHVMMQGRIVKSGGPELAERLEAEGYDWIKEELGITDETVGQDA; translated from the coding sequence ATGTCAACCAAGTTTGTCATTGAAGGATTGAAAGCAGCAATCGAAGGCAAGGAGATCCTTAAAGGTATCAACCTTGAGATGAAAGGCGGAGAAGTTCATGCCATCATGGGACCAAACGGTACAGGCAAAAGTACTTTGGCTTCCGCGTTGATGGGTCATCCTAAATATGAAGTTACCGAAGGTAAGGTATTCCTTAACGGCGAAGACGTGCTGGAGATGGAAGTTGACGAGCGCGCACGCGCAGGTCTGTTCCTGGCCATGCAATATCCGAGCGAAATCGCCGGCGTTACGAATTCCGACTTCCTGCGCAGTTCCATCAATGCGCGCCGCGGTGAAGGCAACGAGATTTCCCTGATCAAGTTCATTCGCCAAATGGAAGGTAAAATGAAAGAACTCGAGATGAATCCTGAGTTCGCTCACCGTTATCTGAACGAAGGTTTCTCCGGCGGTGAGAAGAAACGTAACGAAATCCTGCAAATGATGATGCTGGATCCGAAACTTGTCGTGCTTGACGAAATCGACTCCGGTTTGGATATCGATGCTTTGAGAATTGTAGCGAACGGTGTAAATGCCATGAAATCCGAAGAACGCGGTTTCTTGATTATTACCCACTATCAACGTTTGCTTAACTATATCACTCCAGATTATGTTCACGTGATGATGCAAGGACGCATCGTAAAATCCGGTGGTCCTGAGTTGGCAGAGCGCCTGGAGGCAGAAGGTTATGACTGGATTAAGGAAGAGCTGGGCATTACTGATGAAACTGTAGGTCAAGACGCGTAA
- a CDS encoding Dps family protein, with the protein MAKTTSGKAAGKTKNASLEQLLNQQVANFNVLYVKLHNYHWYVSGEQFYSLHVKFEELYDEVTLKMDEVAERLLSIKGKPAATMKEYLELATVQEASGNEDTRGMVQALIEDFATVSEELAEGIEMAEEAGDAPTADMFTGFKADLEKHMWMLRSFLG; encoded by the coding sequence ATGGCAAAAACTACATCTGGCAAAGCTGCAGGAAAAACGAAAAACGCAAGTCTGGAGCAATTGTTGAATCAACAGGTTGCGAACTTCAACGTGCTCTATGTCAAACTCCACAACTATCACTGGTATGTATCCGGAGAGCAATTCTACTCCCTTCATGTTAAATTTGAAGAATTGTATGACGAAGTTACACTTAAGATGGATGAGGTGGCGGAGCGCCTGCTCTCGATTAAAGGAAAACCGGCTGCTACGATGAAAGAATATTTGGAACTTGCGACTGTTCAGGAGGCTTCGGGCAACGAGGATACCCGCGGCATGGTACAAGCCTTGATTGAGGACTTTGCAACCGTATCCGAGGAGTTGGCGGAAGGCATCGAAATGGCCGAGGAAGCCGGCGATGCGCCAACCGCGGACATGTTTACCGGATTTAAGGCTGATCTTGAGAAGCACATGTGGATGCTGCGTTCGTTCCTTGGATAA
- the mtnK gene encoding S-methyl-5-thioribose kinase: MSAYHPLNAEEAIQLAKSIPGRFPDHAQLECREIGDGNLNLVFHVTAKNTADSIIIKQAVPYAKVVGESWPLSLDRARIERLALETEYSICPDLVPEVYGYSDELAYTVMENLSEYTIMRKGLIEGNDYPKFAEHIGRFLARTLFYTSDLGMNQQKKKELAGRFVNPDLCKITEDLIFEDPYRESANNNYAQSIADEAEALRADLPLHFEVALLREKFLTHAQALLHGDLHTGSIFVTPESTKVIDPEFAYFGPMGFDIGAVIGNLLLNYASQPGWSRDEHTLAAREARLLEMASDVWTHFENNFRALWNDDLLDEMSRTPGYQDHYVSQILKDTAGFAGCKMIRRIVGLSHVADIDTIADDQAREAAQRKALAIGKNLVRHHRSIKSFDDILTLITQATKGNEVSI, translated from the coding sequence ATGTCTGCATATCATCCGCTGAACGCGGAAGAAGCTATACAATTAGCTAAAAGTATACCGGGCCGGTTCCCGGACCATGCCCAGCTCGAATGCCGCGAAATCGGCGACGGCAATCTTAATCTGGTGTTTCATGTCACCGCCAAAAATACGGCTGATAGTATCATTATCAAGCAAGCTGTTCCTTATGCAAAAGTTGTAGGCGAATCCTGGCCGCTGTCTCTCGACCGGGCCCGCATCGAACGACTGGCGCTGGAGACGGAGTACTCCATTTGTCCCGACCTTGTGCCCGAAGTATACGGTTATTCGGATGAGCTCGCCTACACCGTAATGGAAAACCTGAGTGAGTATACCATCATGCGCAAAGGCCTGATTGAGGGTAATGACTATCCGAAGTTCGCAGAGCATATTGGCCGCTTCCTGGCCAGAACGTTGTTCTACACGTCGGATCTCGGGATGAACCAACAGAAGAAGAAGGAACTTGCCGGCCGCTTTGTCAATCCGGATTTATGCAAAATCACCGAAGACTTAATCTTCGAAGATCCATACCGCGAATCCGCCAATAACAATTATGCGCAGAGCATAGCCGATGAAGCGGAAGCCCTTCGCGCCGACCTGCCGCTTCACTTTGAGGTCGCCCTGCTTAGGGAGAAGTTTCTGACTCACGCACAAGCTCTGCTGCACGGGGATCTGCATACAGGCAGCATCTTCGTGACGCCGGAATCCACCAAGGTGATCGACCCGGAATTCGCTTATTTCGGCCCGATGGGATTCGATATCGGTGCGGTCATCGGCAACCTGCTGCTAAACTATGCGTCACAGCCTGGCTGGAGTCGGGACGAGCATACGCTGGCCGCCCGGGAAGCCAGGCTCCTCGAGATGGCAAGCGATGTCTGGACCCACTTCGAGAACAACTTCCGCGCGCTGTGGAATGATGATCTCTTGGACGAGATGTCCCGCACGCCAGGCTATCAGGACCACTATGTATCACAGATTTTGAAGGATACCGCAGGATTCGCGGGCTGCAAAATGATTCGGCGCATCGTTGGATTGTCCCATGTTGCGGACATCGACACCATAGCCGATGATCAAGCCAGAGAAGCTGCGCAGCGCAAAGCGCTGGCCATCGGCAAAAATCTCGTGCGGCATCATCGCAGCATCAAGTCCTTTGACGACATTTTAACTTTGATTACGCAAGCAACTAAAGGAAATGAGGTATCGATATGA
- the mtnA gene encoding S-methyl-5-thioribose-1-phosphate isomerase translates to MSGMTTGNASTYEPLSSVYWGGDHLVLLDQRLLPEEIVYLQLFTPEEVWEGIHSMKVRGAPAIGIAAAFGAVLGGMQVEADDNEGWLQQVAKTCAYLATSRPTAVNLFWALDRIKLAAEKLAVSDLDTAGLNAALLAEAEAIRAEDEDVCRRIGENALPFFQDGMGVLTHCNAGGLATAKYGTALAPMYLAHEQGLNIKVFADETRPVLQGARLTAFELQQAGIDVTLLADNMAAMVMSKGWIQAVIVGTDRVAANGDVANKIGTYGVAVLAKAHGIPFYVACPLSTIDLNTKTGADIPIEERPAEEITEGFGKRTAPQGVKVYNPAFDITPNEYVTAIITEKGVVQAPYHESLKSLFE, encoded by the coding sequence ATGAGCGGTATGACTACCGGCAATGCCAGCACCTATGAGCCGCTAAGCTCCGTTTATTGGGGAGGAGACCATCTGGTCCTGCTGGACCAGCGATTGCTCCCGGAAGAGATTGTCTATCTTCAGCTCTTCACACCGGAGGAAGTCTGGGAAGGCATTCACTCCATGAAAGTCCGCGGCGCGCCGGCTATCGGCATCGCGGCAGCATTCGGCGCAGTCCTTGGCGGCATGCAGGTTGAAGCCGACGATAACGAGGGATGGCTGCAACAAGTCGCAAAAACTTGCGCTTATCTCGCAACGTCCAGACCGACAGCCGTCAATCTGTTCTGGGCGCTGGACCGTATCAAGCTTGCGGCTGAGAAGCTGGCAGTTTCGGATCTCGATACAGCCGGACTGAACGCGGCGCTGCTCGCCGAAGCCGAAGCCATTCGTGCCGAGGATGAGGATGTATGCCGCCGCATCGGTGAAAACGCGCTGCCGTTCTTCCAGGACGGCATGGGCGTGCTCACCCACTGCAACGCGGGCGGATTGGCAACGGCCAAATACGGTACCGCCCTGGCGCCGATGTATCTGGCTCATGAGCAGGGCCTGAACATCAAGGTGTTCGCGGATGAAACAAGACCTGTCCTGCAAGGCGCGCGTTTAACTGCTTTTGAACTCCAGCAGGCGGGGATTGACGTTACACTGCTGGCGGATAACATGGCCGCCATGGTTATGTCCAAAGGCTGGATCCAAGCGGTTATCGTCGGTACGGATCGCGTTGCCGCAAACGGCGATGTCGCCAACAAGATAGGAACGTACGGAGTAGCGGTACTTGCTAAAGCTCACGGCATTCCTTTCTACGTGGCTTGCCCGCTGTCCACGATTGATCTGAATACGAAGACAGGCGCCGATATTCCGATTGAGGAACGTCCTGCCGAAGAGATCACGGAAGGTTTCGGCAAGCGCACAGCACCGCAAGGCGTAAAAGTGTACAACCCTGCCTTCGACATTACGCCAAATGAATATGTGACAGCCATCATTACGGAAAAAGGCGTCGTGCAAGCTCCTTATCATGAGAGCTTAAAAAGCTTGTTCGAATAA
- a CDS encoding YunC family protein — translation MVTLLPIDIEGHTVMGVEVKLPKTTLLAVYTSRGYIMCGALDVGLLNEKLADRKIIAGRAVGVRTLEQLLEAPLESVTLEAEKWGIHPGLAGKDAILRML, via the coding sequence TTGGTGACTTTACTGCCGATCGATATTGAAGGACATACCGTTATGGGCGTCGAGGTAAAGCTTCCGAAAACAACGCTGCTGGCCGTATACACTTCCCGCGGCTATATTATGTGCGGTGCACTCGATGTGGGCCTTCTTAACGAAAAGCTTGCGGACCGCAAGATTATCGCAGGAAGAGCCGTAGGGGTTCGCACATTGGAGCAGCTGCTGGAGGCGCCGCTGGAATCGGTAACCCTGGAGGCAGAGAAGTGGGGCATTCATCCTGGCTTGGCTGGCAAGGATGCGATCCTGCGCATGTTATGA
- a CDS encoding DUF423 domain-containing protein — translation MSRRFIAWGSILMALSVAIGAFGAHMLEDKITPDELAIYETGVHYHMIHGLAVLITGIVAKVLGESRKLFWTGTLFIAGTVIFSGSLYVLSLSGMKWLGAITPIGGVSFIVGWLMLMSSALSRKNA, via the coding sequence ATGAGTCGTAGATTCATCGCATGGGGTTCGATCCTGATGGCATTATCTGTCGCTATCGGGGCATTCGGCGCCCATATGCTGGAGGATAAGATTACGCCGGACGAACTTGCCATTTATGAGACCGGAGTCCATTATCATATGATTCACGGACTTGCGGTGCTGATTACGGGGATTGTGGCGAAGGTTCTGGGCGAATCCCGGAAGCTGTTCTGGACAGGGACTTTATTCATTGCGGGAACCGTCATATTTTCCGGAAGTCTTTACGTGTTAAGTTTATCGGGCATGAAGTGGCTCGGTGCGATTACGCCGATCGGCGGTGTATCCTTTATCGTGGGCTGGCTGATGCTGATGTCTTCGGCGCTGTCCCGAAAAAATGCCTGA
- the yhbH gene encoding sporulation protein YhbH gives MQNEDALSFVVSREDWSLHRKGYQDQVRHQHKIREVIKRNLPDLITEENIILSDGKQIIKVPIRSLDEYRFIYNYQKQKHVGQGDGDSQVGDVLGRDPSSAQPGKGESAGDQAGQDIVETEVSLEELENMLFEELELPLLQPKDKEQIETESIVFNDIRKKGIMSNIDKKRTILENLRRNARDGKPGIHGISPDDLRYKTWDDTVIPESNAVIIAMMDTSGSMGSFEKYCARSFFFWMTRFLRKQYEKVEIVFIAHHTEAKEVTEEEFFTRGESGGTICSSAYQKALDIIHHRYPPSKYNIYPFHFSDGDNLTSDNERCVKLIGELLKVSNMFGYGEVNQYNRSSTLMSAYKNIKLDQFMYHVIKDKGEVYEALKTFFRKRQGAAI, from the coding sequence ATGCAAAATGAAGACGCCCTGTCGTTTGTCGTATCCCGTGAAGACTGGTCGCTGCACCGCAAGGGCTATCAGGATCAGGTACGTCATCAGCATAAAATCCGTGAAGTCATCAAACGCAACCTGCCCGACCTTATTACCGAGGAAAACATTATTCTGTCCGACGGAAAGCAGATCATTAAAGTTCCGATCCGCAGCCTTGACGAATACCGTTTCATCTATAACTATCAAAAGCAAAAGCATGTCGGCCAGGGCGACGGTGACAGTCAGGTTGGGGACGTCCTTGGACGCGACCCTTCGTCAGCCCAGCCCGGTAAGGGAGAATCGGCCGGCGATCAGGCAGGGCAGGACATCGTGGAAACCGAGGTCAGCTTGGAAGAACTGGAGAATATGCTGTTTGAGGAACTGGAGCTCCCGCTGCTGCAGCCCAAGGATAAAGAGCAGATCGAGACAGAGTCCATCGTCTTCAACGACATCCGCAAAAAAGGCATCATGTCCAACATCGACAAGAAACGCACCATCTTGGAGAATTTGCGCCGCAATGCAAGAGACGGCAAACCCGGCATCCACGGGATCAGTCCGGACGACTTGCGTTACAAGACCTGGGACGACACCGTCATCCCGGAATCCAATGCGGTCATTATCGCCATGATGGATACGTCCGGCTCCATGGGCTCCTTCGAGAAATACTGCGCGCGCAGCTTTTTCTTCTGGATGACCCGCTTCCTTCGCAAGCAGTACGAGAAGGTCGAAATCGTGTTTATCGCCCACCATACCGAGGCGAAAGAAGTGACTGAAGAAGAGTTCTTCACACGGGGTGAAAGCGGCGGAACCATATGTTCATCCGCTTATCAGAAGGCGCTTGATATCATTCATCACCGTTATCCCCCTTCCAAATACAACATTTATCCCTTCCACTTCTCCGACGGCGATAACCTCACGTCCGACAATGAACGCTGCGTCAAACTCATCGGCGAACTGCTGAAGGTCAGCAATATGTTCGGTTATGGTGAGGTCAATCAATACAATCGCAGCAGCACGCTGATGTCGGCTTATAAGAATATCAAGCTGGACCAATTCATGTATCATGTCATTAAAGACAAAGGGGAAGTGTACGAGGCACTCAAAACCTTTTTTCGTAAACGGCAGGGAGCGGCGATCTGA
- a CDS encoding acyltransferase family protein: MPASDKPHSRYMPGLDGLRALALIGVMGYHWNFGFAGGGFLGVSLFFVLSGYLITDILASQWHHHRRIDLKDFWIRRFRRLLPAMLLMLFILVVWVTLFDRSRLATLRSEVLGAVTYISNWQFIFQQQSYFESFGPPSPLGHFWSLAVEEQFYLLWPLIMLAVLKLFPRRGQLFTFIAAGAAISALAMAVIYQPGDDPSRVYYGTDTRAFGLLIGAGLAIVWPSWKLSTHVSRAARRRLNLTGAVALLIILFMMWRVDRYDSFLYQGGMFLFSLAAAVLVAVLAHPAASISRLLSWKPLLWIGVRSYGIYLWHYPVMILTSPASGTGNLSLPQVALQIAASVLLAALSWKYVEEPIRHGGLKKVWFKARSIRRRPASISLRGWVVSLSSLILIGIFCSGMMSSVSSARTVGDIAAMLNLDDPAPEEPDQNQGGESGAMEPPQGQTPLPAGTDDGNISPPPTDAKQPGVIKKPDPAKETDEMPLPNEATHSGDEDTGGNEEPDPPAGNDADNEDKNTDTGSEDPDKADSEKTIPDQPNEDKAGKPGEEKADKPDQSKDSGSETTGGKSNQTQPTNKPQNPPVSQSTVTAIGDSVMLGVSTYLEKSLPGIHIDAEIGRQMRQADDLIPAMKTQNRIDGGVIIIGLGTNGAFSKKDLDSLLRPLDSAKQILLINTRVPRDWEQNVNGMLAKAAAENPKVTLVDWYSASKDHPEYFRSDGVHLEPEGAEAYTSMLLQAIKK; this comes from the coding sequence GTGCCGGCATCAGATAAGCCACATTCACGCTACATGCCCGGTCTTGATGGGCTGAGGGCCCTCGCCTTGATCGGAGTGATGGGATACCACTGGAATTTCGGTTTTGCAGGCGGTGGTTTTCTCGGAGTCAGTTTATTCTTCGTACTGTCCGGCTATCTCATTACGGATATTCTGGCATCGCAATGGCATCATCATCGCCGGATCGATCTGAAAGATTTCTGGATCCGAAGGTTCCGACGTCTCCTGCCGGCCATGCTGCTCATGCTGTTCATCCTGGTGGTGTGGGTTACGCTATTTGACCGATCTCGGCTGGCTACGCTTCGGAGTGAGGTGCTCGGTGCGGTTACATACATAAGCAACTGGCAGTTTATTTTTCAGCAGCAATCTTATTTCGAATCATTTGGCCCGCCGTCTCCACTGGGGCATTTCTGGTCGCTTGCCGTGGAAGAACAGTTCTACTTGCTGTGGCCCCTAATCATGTTAGCCGTACTCAAGCTATTCCCCCGCAGGGGACAGCTGTTCACTTTCATTGCTGCCGGAGCCGCGATTTCAGCTCTCGCCATGGCAGTGATCTATCAACCGGGAGATGATCCTAGCCGGGTCTACTACGGAACGGATACCCGGGCGTTTGGTTTACTCATCGGAGCAGGGCTTGCTATCGTATGGCCCAGCTGGAAGCTGTCCACCCATGTTTCAAGGGCTGCCCGGCGCAGACTCAACCTAACAGGCGCAGTGGCATTGCTCATCATACTGTTCATGATGTGGCGGGTGGACCGGTACGATTCGTTCCTGTATCAAGGGGGAATGTTCCTCTTCTCTCTGGCCGCCGCCGTCCTCGTTGCGGTGTTGGCGCATCCTGCAGCTTCGATCAGCCGCTTGTTAAGCTGGAAGCCCCTGTTGTGGATTGGCGTTCGATCCTATGGCATTTACTTATGGCATTACCCGGTGATGATCCTGACCTCACCTGCATCCGGCACAGGCAATCTGAGTCTGCCTCAGGTTGCACTGCAAATCGCGGCAAGCGTTCTGCTGGCCGCCCTATCCTGGAAGTATGTTGAAGAACCGATACGTCATGGCGGACTGAAGAAGGTATGGTTTAAAGCCCGCTCCATTCGCCGCCGTCCGGCTTCGATTTCATTAAGAGGCTGGGTCGTGTCGCTAAGCTCGCTCATTCTAATCGGTATTTTTTGCTCAGGGATGATGAGCAGCGTATCTTCTGCGAGAACGGTAGGCGATATCGCTGCCATGCTGAACCTTGATGACCCTGCCCCGGAAGAACCGGATCAGAATCAAGGCGGAGAGTCCGGAGCGATGGAGCCACCGCAAGGACAAACGCCGCTTCCTGCAGGCACTGACGACGGGAACATCTCCCCTCCGCCTACCGACGCGAAGCAGCCTGGTGTTATTAAGAAGCCGGACCCTGCTAAAGAAACGGATGAAATGCCGCTTCCGAACGAAGCGACACATTCTGGCGATGAAGATACTGGCGGAAACGAAGAGCCGGACCCTCCTGCTGGAAATGACGCTGACAACGAAGACAAGAACACCGACACAGGGAGCGAAGACCCGGATAAGGCTGATTCCGAAAAAACAATCCCGGATCAACCGAATGAAGATAAAGCGGGTAAACCTGGTGAGGAGAAGGCCGATAAGCCGGATCAATCCAAGGACTCGGGAAGCGAAACGACAGGCGGTAAGAGCAATCAAACGCAGCCAACGAATAAGCCTCAAAATCCTCCGGTATCCCAGTCCACCGTCACGGCCATTGGTGATTCGGTCATGCTCGGGGTATCCACTTATCTCGAGAAATCGCTGCCCGGCATTCACATCGATGCAGAGATAGGCCGCCAAATGCGTCAGGCCGATGACCTGATCCCTGCTATGAAGACCCAGAATCGGATAGATGGCGGCGTTATCATCATCGGGCTGGGGACCAACGGCGCTTTCTCGAAAAAGGATCTGGATTCTCTTCTGCGTCCTCTGGACTCAGCTAAGCAAATTCTGCTTATCAACACGCGGGTTCCGCGTGATTGGGAACAGAACGTGAACGGCATGCTGGCAAAAGCGGCTGCCGAGAACCCAAAAGTTACGCTGGTGGATTGGTATTCAGCCAGTAAGGATCATCCGGAATACTTCCGGTCTGACGGTGTCCATCTGGAGCCGGAAGGCGCCGAGGCTTACACCTCCATGCTGCTTCAAGCTATCAAGAAATAA